From a single Asticcacaulis sp. MM231 genomic region:
- a CDS encoding IS66 family transposase, with product MSDPTIILPKDPAALMAFALEMAQKAARVEALEAEVSVLKGREDALNQRLDRLNDILKIFNRGRFSRKSESLQTPPAKDDEQLVLLFEEVSTGVGALEAEIRKGRAKSSASPSRPRKSLPAHLERVEVVIEPEEPAEHAGKMKVRIGEDRSERLDVLPVTYRVIVTVRPRYAYKDKTIDGVLQARAPNHIVEAGLPTEGLLAHIAVAKYADGLPLYRQEAIFARQDIEVSRQVMASWMGVVGFELTTLHAYMMKQLLKAERLFADETVLPTLSPGNGKVLHNYLWAYVKDDRPFGRGDPPIVVYQFEDGRSGDRPKRHLASFNGVLQVDGYTAYKQLEKAPDVNAGIRLAGCWAHVRRKFYDLHANKSSAVATQTVEIMAALWRHEDEVRGQSPEVRAAYRLAHSEAVVDDLFKLWEKTLPQLSQKSSMAVAIKYALRRREVLERFLYDGRIELDSNIVERAIRPQTMRDSLCILSSSVCKHWKRVRVRGATRGGLPGQRRFNRVRGQVRAADLMWRSGNNLLRRQDPVLDETPDHVAGYA from the coding sequence ATGTCGGACCCCACGATTATCCTCCCGAAAGATCCAGCGGCGCTAATGGCGTTCGCTCTGGAAATGGCCCAAAAGGCCGCTCGGGTAGAAGCGCTGGAAGCGGAGGTAAGCGTCTTGAAGGGGCGTGAAGACGCCCTCAATCAACGTCTGGATCGCCTTAACGACATACTCAAAATCTTCAACCGTGGTCGCTTCTCGCGCAAATCCGAGTCTCTACAGACGCCGCCTGCGAAAGATGACGAACAACTCGTCCTTCTGTTTGAAGAGGTGTCCACCGGCGTTGGTGCGCTTGAGGCCGAAATCCGCAAGGGGCGGGCAAAATCCTCCGCATCGCCTTCACGTCCCCGTAAAAGCCTGCCGGCGCACCTTGAGCGCGTCGAGGTCGTCATTGAGCCGGAGGAACCGGCAGAGCACGCGGGCAAGATGAAGGTTCGCATCGGTGAAGACCGGAGCGAACGCCTGGACGTGCTGCCGGTGACCTACCGGGTTATCGTCACTGTCCGGCCTCGGTATGCCTATAAGGACAAGACAATCGATGGGGTCCTTCAGGCCAGGGCACCGAACCATATTGTAGAGGCCGGTCTGCCAACCGAGGGCCTGTTGGCACATATCGCTGTCGCCAAGTACGCTGATGGTCTGCCGCTCTATCGCCAAGAAGCGATCTTCGCCCGGCAAGACATCGAGGTCAGCCGGCAGGTGATGGCCAGTTGGATGGGAGTTGTGGGCTTCGAGCTGACCACCTTGCACGCTTATATGATGAAGCAGCTTCTCAAGGCTGAGCGTTTGTTCGCCGATGAGACGGTTCTGCCGACCCTGTCACCCGGAAACGGGAAGGTGTTACACAACTATCTCTGGGCCTATGTGAAAGACGACCGCCCCTTCGGCAGAGGTGACCCGCCGATCGTCGTCTACCAGTTCGAGGACGGTCGCTCCGGCGACCGGCCAAAGCGCCACCTTGCCAGCTTCAATGGCGTTCTGCAGGTCGATGGCTATACGGCCTATAAACAGCTTGAAAAGGCGCCAGACGTCAATGCTGGCATCCGGCTTGCCGGGTGCTGGGCGCATGTCCGCAGAAAGTTTTACGACCTGCATGCCAATAAAAGCTCGGCCGTAGCCACCCAGACGGTTGAAATCATGGCGGCGCTTTGGCGCCACGAAGACGAGGTTCGTGGCCAGTCACCCGAGGTCCGGGCCGCATACCGTCTGGCACACAGTGAGGCCGTCGTCGATGATCTCTTCAAGCTCTGGGAAAAGACCCTACCCCAGCTCTCTCAAAAATCATCAATGGCAGTGGCGATTAAATACGCTCTGAGACGCCGCGAGGTTCTGGAGAGGTTCCTTTATGACGGGCGTATAGAACTCGACTCCAATATCGTCGAACGCGCCATAAGGCCTCAGACGATGAGGGATTCATTGTGCATTCTTTCTTCAAGTGTTTGTAAACATTGGAAGCGTGTCCGGGTCCGTGGTGCGACACGGGGCGGTCTTCCGGGCCAACGCCGCTTTAACCGCGTCCGAGGCCAGGTCAGAGCTGCGGATCTGATGTGGCGCTCCGGGAACAACTTGCTCCGCCGCCAGGATCCCGTGCTTGATGAGACGCCGGATCACGTGGCTGGTTACGCTTAA
- a CDS encoding IS66 family transposase, translating into MDALPDDVAALRAELVLARSERLAAEEALRHKSASHSTLAAEYAVAQAKAAEDMAIIAHQKLVIEKLQRQIHGQTSERSARLTDQLEMTFEELEATATEAELLAEMAVSKATHVAGFTRSRPHTRLNFPEHLPRERVVVPGPTVCDCCGSDRLRKLSEDVTKTLESIPRTWKVIETVREKFSCRDCEKISQAPSPFHTIPRGWAGPSLIAMILFEKFGQHQPLNRQIERYALEGVPISLSTVADLVGASCLALAPLIRLVEAHTFKAERLHGDDTTVPVLAEGKTITGRIWGYVKDDKPFGGTSPPSAMFYYSRDRGGEHPQAHLIKFKGLFQADAYSGYGEIYKPGRSPGPILEAACWAHARRPFFIMADVEQNARRKAEGKKPSVLSPVAMEMVRRIDALFEIERGINGKSPEERLAVRQTLSKPIIDDLEPWMQDQKAKLPNGHDLRKALNYMLSRWHAFTLFLTDGRVCLSNNAAERALRGIALGRRNWTFCGSDRGGQRAAAMYSLIVTAKMNKIDPQIWLADILARIAEHPARRLDELLPWNWQPSTQNKTQAA; encoded by the coding sequence CTGGACGCCTTGCCGGATGATGTCGCTGCCCTACGGGCGGAGCTGGTATTAGCGCGCTCAGAACGGCTGGCAGCTGAAGAGGCCCTAAGGCATAAATCGGCGTCTCACAGCACCCTTGCGGCGGAATACGCTGTGGCTCAGGCCAAGGCAGCTGAGGATATGGCGATAATCGCCCACCAGAAGCTTGTCATCGAGAAGCTTCAGAGGCAAATCCATGGCCAGACATCTGAACGATCGGCCCGCCTGACCGATCAGCTTGAAATGACCTTTGAAGAGCTTGAGGCCACAGCGACGGAAGCCGAGCTGTTGGCGGAGATGGCGGTCTCAAAAGCGACGCATGTGGCTGGCTTTACGCGCAGCCGGCCTCATACCCGTTTAAACTTCCCAGAACACCTGCCTCGCGAACGCGTCGTTGTGCCTGGACCAACCGTCTGCGACTGCTGTGGCAGCGATCGTCTGCGCAAGCTCAGCGAAGATGTCACGAAGACGCTCGAATCTATTCCGCGCACGTGGAAGGTCATTGAAACCGTACGCGAGAAGTTCTCATGCCGGGATTGCGAGAAAATCAGCCAGGCGCCATCGCCGTTCCATACCATTCCACGGGGGTGGGCCGGCCCCAGCCTTATAGCCATGATCCTGTTCGAGAAGTTCGGTCAGCACCAACCTCTCAATCGTCAGATTGAGCGCTATGCGCTGGAAGGGGTACCGATCAGCCTGTCAACGGTCGCTGATCTGGTTGGCGCCAGCTGTCTGGCGCTGGCGCCTCTGATCCGACTGGTTGAGGCGCACACCTTCAAGGCCGAGCGTTTACACGGCGATGACACCACAGTGCCTGTTCTGGCAGAGGGGAAGACGATTACGGGCCGAATATGGGGCTATGTAAAAGACGACAAGCCCTTCGGGGGCACGTCGCCACCATCGGCCATGTTCTATTATTCCCGCGATCGCGGTGGAGAACATCCTCAAGCGCATCTGATTAAATTTAAAGGTCTGTTCCAGGCCGACGCCTACTCCGGGTATGGTGAAATTTATAAACCGGGGCGAAGTCCCGGGCCCATTTTAGAAGCTGCCTGCTGGGCGCATGCGAGGAGGCCCTTCTTCATCATGGCCGACGTCGAACAGAATGCACGCCGTAAGGCCGAAGGTAAGAAGCCGTCCGTCCTGTCGCCTGTTGCCATGGAAATGGTGCGCCGGATCGATGCCCTCTTCGAGATCGAGCGTGGCATCAATGGCAAAAGTCCTGAAGAGCGCCTTGCTGTACGCCAAACTCTAAGTAAACCCATCATCGACGATCTGGAGCCCTGGATGCAAGATCAGAAAGCCAAGCTGCCTAACGGGCATGACCTGCGCAAAGCCTTGAATTACATGCTCAGCCGCTGGCACGCCTTCACACTCTTCCTGACGGATGGTCGGGTCTGTCTGTCGAACAATGCTGCCGAACGAGCGTTAAGAGGCATAGCTTTGGGCCGTCGAAACTGGACCTTCTGTGGGTCAGATCGCGGAGGCCAAAGGGCTGCGGCCATGTACAGTCTGATTGTTACCGCCAAGATGAACAAAATCGATCCGCAGATCTGGCTTGCTGATATCCTCGCGCGTATTGCAGAGCATCCCGCTCGACGTCTTGATGAGCTGCTCCCCTGGAACTGGCAGCCCTCAACCCAAAACAAAACTCAGGCGGCCTGA
- a CDS encoding IS630 family transposase translates to MDMDKRLLLSPEARVRLEGWVADRNTPQKLVWRARIVLMWADAASLASIVRTLGKTKKTAYRWRDRYLEQGVDGLGRDATRPGRKTPLSAEVIARVVEMTLRQKPPAATQWSARTLAKAVGLSHTSVQRIWSAHGLKPHLTKTFKLSNDKQFVEKVTDVVGLYLDPPDRALVFSVDEKSQIQALDRTQPGLPMKKGRAGTMTHDYKRHGTTTLFAALDVATGRVIGECMKRHRHQEWLKFLRLIDRSTPKGFDLHLIADNYATHKHPAVKAWLAKHPRFHMHFTPTSASWLNQVERFFGLITGDRIRCGVFKSVAELEGAIQDYLDHHNADPKPFVWTKSATDILEKVARGRQALESQH, encoded by the coding sequence ATGGACATGGACAAAAGGCTGTTGCTGTCGCCTGAGGCTCGGGTGCGGTTGGAAGGTTGGGTGGCGGACCGGAACACGCCGCAGAAGCTTGTTTGGCGTGCGCGGATCGTGCTGATGTGGGCGGACGCGGCGAGTTTGGCGTCGATTGTGCGGACGCTGGGCAAGACCAAGAAGACGGCCTACCGCTGGCGCGATCGTTATCTTGAGCAGGGTGTCGATGGGCTTGGGCGCGACGCGACCCGGCCTGGCCGTAAGACGCCGTTGAGCGCCGAAGTCATTGCGCGTGTGGTCGAGATGACGCTGCGACAGAAGCCACCGGCTGCCACGCAATGGAGCGCGCGCACGCTTGCCAAGGCGGTGGGTCTGAGCCACACCAGCGTACAGCGCATTTGGAGCGCGCATGGGCTCAAGCCCCATTTGACCAAGACGTTCAAACTGTCGAACGACAAGCAGTTCGTCGAGAAGGTGACGGACGTCGTCGGTCTCTATCTTGATCCGCCGGACCGGGCACTGGTGTTCTCGGTCGATGAGAAGTCACAGATCCAGGCGCTGGACCGCACCCAACCGGGCCTGCCAATGAAGAAGGGGCGGGCGGGAACGATGACCCACGACTATAAGCGGCATGGCACGACGACACTGTTCGCCGCCCTCGATGTCGCCACCGGCAGGGTGATCGGCGAATGCATGAAACGTCATCGGCACCAGGAATGGCTCAAATTCCTTCGACTCATCGACCGCAGCACGCCCAAGGGCTTCGACCTGCACCTGATCGCCGACAACTATGCCACCCATAAGCATCCGGCGGTCAAAGCATGGCTGGCCAAACATCCTCGCTTCCACATGCATTTCACCCCCACTTCGGCGTCCTGGCTCAATCAGGTCGAACGCTTTTTCGGCTTGATAACAGGCGATCGCATCCGCTGCGGCGTGTTCAAGAGTGTCGCCGAACTCGAAGGCGCAATTCAAGACTATCTCGATCATCACAACGCCGATCCAAAGCCCTTCGTTTGGACCAAATCCGCTACAGACATTCTTGAAAAGGTCGCCAGGGGGCGACAGGCGTTAGAGTCACAACACTAG
- the tnpB gene encoding IS66 family insertion sequence element accessory protein TnpB (TnpB, as the term is used for proteins encoded by IS66 family insertion elements, is considered an accessory protein, since TnpC, encoded by a neighboring gene, is a DDE family transposase.): protein MIPIGSGAKIWIATGHFDMRKGMTGLSLLVQEHLHRQPFAGDVYVFRGRSGRLIKAIWHDGVGLSLYTKRLDHGRFIWPSTVDGAIQLTSGQMSFLLEGIEWRNPQHSWRPTSAG from the coding sequence ATGATCCCCATCGGTTCGGGCGCTAAAATCTGGATTGCCACAGGTCACTTCGATATGAGGAAAGGCATGACTGGACTGTCCTTGTTGGTCCAGGAACATCTTCACCGACAGCCCTTCGCCGGCGATGTCTATGTCTTCCGGGGGCGTAGTGGTCGGTTGATTAAGGCGATCTGGCATGATGGGGTTGGGCTGTCGCTTTATACCAAAAGACTGGACCATGGACGCTTCATCTGGCCTTCAACCGTTGACGGCGCGATCCAGCTGACGAGCGGTCAGATGTCTTTTTTGCTCGAAGGTATTGAGTGGAGAAATCCCCAACATAGCTGGCGACCGACCAGCGCCGGCTAG
- a CDS encoding IS1182 family transposase — translation MSTKTFRPWLVDQLQLLPPSVDEFVPAGHLSHFIRDMVREDLDLSSILDVYSEDRGYPPYDPRMMTALLLYGYSRGIYSSRRLARSCDERLDFMAVTAMNRPDHRTISDFRKRHLSALSGLFLQVLTLCRKAGLVALNHVSVDGTKMKANASKNKAMSYGRMKTAEVDLEAEVARWLKSAEAADAAEDAEFGDKRGDETPDWMTSKEKRLAKIKEARAALEAEAKAKSENKKAEAAKSGKDPEDPDGPPASSGKKRGPKPKTPEGMPSDKTQRNFTDPDSKIMLGRDGFIQGYNAQVAVDARAQIILAHDLNNCAADCTQLVPMVDAIIANTGKAPDELSADAGYCSEANIAAMENRKIDAFIATGRQKHNSPAADGGRAKTPKTEEMRKRLREGGYESPYRLRKQTVEPVFGQIKHARGFRQFLMRGIENVSAEWAMICTVHNILKLAKAT, via the coding sequence CAAGACATTCCGGCCCTGGCTAGTTGACCAACTTCAGCTTCTTCCACCTTCTGTGGACGAATTCGTTCCCGCAGGTCACCTGTCTCACTTTATCCGAGACATGGTTAGGGAAGATCTTGATTTGTCTTCTATTTTGGATGTTTACAGCGAGGATCGCGGTTATCCACCTTATGATCCTCGCATGATGACGGCCCTGCTACTTTATGGTTATAGCCGGGGTATTTATTCGTCTCGTCGCCTGGCAAGGTCGTGTGATGAGCGGTTAGATTTTATGGCGGTTACTGCGATGAACCGTCCTGACCATCGGACGATCTCCGATTTTCGCAAACGTCACTTGAGCGCGTTGTCCGGCCTATTCCTGCAGGTGTTGACGCTATGCCGTAAGGCTGGTCTTGTTGCCTTAAACCATGTGTCTGTGGACGGTACGAAGATGAAGGCCAATGCGTCAAAAAATAAGGCTATGAGCTACGGTCGGATGAAGACCGCCGAGGTTGACCTGGAAGCTGAGGTTGCGCGTTGGCTTAAGTCCGCAGAAGCTGCAGATGCCGCTGAAGATGCAGAGTTTGGTGACAAGCGTGGCGATGAAACGCCAGACTGGATGACTTCGAAGGAAAAGAGGCTGGCGAAAATCAAGGAGGCACGAGCCGCCCTTGAGGCCGAGGCCAAAGCAAAGTCTGAGAACAAAAAGGCTGAAGCGGCAAAGTCCGGAAAAGACCCGGAAGATCCAGACGGCCCACCAGCATCATCCGGGAAGAAGCGTGGACCCAAGCCGAAAACGCCCGAAGGTATGCCATCCGATAAGACACAACGGAACTTCACTGACCCTGATAGCAAAATCATGCTGGGACGTGATGGATTTATCCAAGGCTATAATGCCCAGGTGGCCGTGGACGCCAGGGCTCAGATCATATTGGCGCATGACTTAAACAACTGCGCCGCCGACTGCACCCAGTTGGTGCCTATGGTTGACGCCATTATTGCCAATACTGGCAAGGCTCCAGACGAATTATCGGCTGATGCAGGCTATTGCTCCGAAGCCAATATAGCGGCCATGGAAAATCGGAAAATAGACGCCTTTATTGCAACCGGACGTCAAAAGCATAACAGCCCGGCTGCGGATGGCGGCCGGGCCAAAACGCCCAAAACGGAAGAGATGCGCAAACGATTGCGCGAAGGCGGCTATGAAAGTCCATACCGTTTACGAAAGCAGACGGTAGAACCTGTGTTTGGCCAGATCAAACACGCCAGAGGCTTTCGTCAGTTTCTAATGCGAGGCATAGAAAACGTATCCGCCGAATGGGCAATGATCTGTACCGTTCACAACATCCTGAAGCTCGCCAAGGCAACCTAA
- a CDS encoding transposase: MATPMRATRNSQFVELVASGVVGRVRRDWPEDFKAEMASRSMMPGVNASALAREIGISPSQLFGWRRFCRERGLVSEGNPDSGSHRPLRDEIGSIEIEVSGLVVRCKGPIDEQSLSLVIRAVRAA; encoded by the coding sequence ATGGCTACGCCTATGCGTGCGACTAGAAATAGTCAATTTGTGGAACTTGTTGCCAGCGGTGTCGTCGGTCGGGTTCGGAGAGACTGGCCTGAAGACTTCAAAGCCGAGATGGCGTCGCGATCTATGATGCCAGGGGTAAACGCGTCGGCGCTTGCGCGTGAGATTGGCATCTCGCCGTCGCAGTTGTTTGGATGGCGTCGGTTCTGCCGGGAACGAGGGCTGGTTAGTGAGGGCAACCCGGATAGTGGATCCCACCGCCCCCTACGTGACGAGATTGGCTCTATTGAGATTGAAGTTAGCGGCCTGGTCGTGCGTTGCAAAGGCCCTATCGATGAGCAGTCCCTGAGCCTAGTGATACGCGCGGTGCGCGCAGCATGA
- a CDS encoding transposase, which produces MLSRNRPTLRRWAETNPVHAGQVKNTKNAADSIKWHDSQRREIVSLAFSPGSSVAEVARQFDVATSLIYRWRDQFLAASSGVSFSPAILADGPAGAGSESGAGLITVDFKIGARVSIGAGASLELVSAIMKSLR; this is translated from the coding sequence TTGCTAAGCCGCAACAGGCCCACGCTTCGAAGGTGGGCCGAAACGAACCCTGTCCATGCGGGTCAGGTAAAAAATACAAAAAATGCTGCGGACTCAATTAAATGGCATGATAGTCAGCGTCGCGAGATTGTCTCTCTGGCGTTTTCGCCTGGTTCGAGCGTGGCAGAGGTTGCCCGGCAGTTCGATGTGGCGACAAGCCTGATTTACAGATGGCGGGATCAGTTTCTGGCGGCCAGCAGCGGCGTTTCTTTCAGTCCCGCTATACTTGCGGATGGGCCGGCGGGCGCTGGGTCAGAGTCAGGCGCGGGTTTGATAACAGTCGACTTCAAAATCGGCGCTCGTGTGAGCATTGGCGCTGGGGCTTCTCTTGAACTGGTCTCGGCGATCATGAAGAGCTTGCGATGA
- a CDS encoding UPF0149 family protein, whose amino-acid sequence MSNLSPKLRRLDEKLGKLDALLLSELDGLLAGVIVSPDFIPPSEWLPCIWDGGPHTSGPVFKNDADIQETINLVMYHYNQIIADLEKGRYVPIFDGFEDDDDFIMWERWACGFMTAIRLRPKSWQTYVHSRDEDISTAAAILMTLGNIADEGDNIENPALAHLDDEAPDLIPSAVLALHGARMKSQENPFAKPQQAHASKVGRNEPCPCGSGKKYKKCCGLN is encoded by the coding sequence GTGTCAAATCTATCTCCTAAACTTCGGCGCCTGGACGAAAAGCTAGGCAAGCTTGATGCTCTGCTTCTGTCCGAACTGGACGGATTACTGGCCGGGGTTATTGTCTCGCCGGATTTTATCCCTCCCAGTGAATGGTTGCCTTGCATTTGGGATGGCGGCCCCCACACATCAGGCCCAGTGTTCAAAAATGATGCGGATATCCAGGAGACAATAAATCTGGTTATGTATCACTATAACCAGATCATCGCTGATCTGGAAAAGGGCCGTTATGTGCCAATCTTCGATGGCTTCGAGGATGATGACGACTTTATCATGTGGGAGAGATGGGCCTGCGGATTTATGACAGCCATCAGATTACGGCCGAAATCCTGGCAGACCTACGTACACAGCCGAGACGAGGATATCTCCACGGCCGCGGCCATCCTTATGACCCTTGGAAACATTGCAGACGAAGGCGATAATATCGAAAATCCAGCCCTGGCCCACCTCGATGATGAAGCGCCTGACCTGATTCCTTCGGCAGTGCTTGCCCTTCACGGCGCACGCATGAAATCTCAAGAAAACCCATTTGCTAAGCCGCAACAGGCCCACGCTTCGAAGGTGGGCCGAAACGAACCCTGTCCATGCGGGTCAGGTAAAAAATACAAAAAATGCTGCGGACTCAATTAA
- a CDS encoding rhodanese-related sulfurtransferase, with the protein MFETAKNPDSDTTFVIAAFYHFFDFPHFEAMREPLFERLSALGIKGSLLITAEGVNSTMAGTREAIDTFLDYLQNDLIGAKIIWKESYAAYQPFGKVRVRLKKETIGLGEPVSMKKFGQYVAPRDWNDLISRDDVVIIDTRNDYEVNLGTFKKAIDPNIPNFKHLPQWTRDNAEALKGKKVATFCTGGIRCEKYTSWLIDQGIEDVYHLQGGILQYFEDVPIEQSLWDGECFVFDERIAVDHQLQPSQTAVLCLHCDHALTADDQQQPSYIKGQSCPHCQGDSQHAHDRPATRKHPGRTKF; encoded by the coding sequence ATGTTTGAGACCGCGAAAAACCCTGACAGCGACACGACCTTCGTCATTGCCGCCTTTTATCATTTCTTCGACTTCCCGCACTTCGAAGCCATGCGCGAACCTTTGTTCGAGCGCCTGAGCGCGCTTGGCATCAAAGGTTCGCTGCTGATCACCGCCGAGGGGGTCAACTCCACCATGGCAGGTACACGCGAGGCCATCGACACCTTTCTAGACTATCTGCAAAACGACCTGATCGGCGCCAAAATCATCTGGAAGGAATCCTACGCTGCCTACCAGCCCTTTGGTAAGGTGCGCGTGCGGCTGAAAAAGGAAACCATCGGCTTGGGCGAACCGGTTTCGATGAAAAAATTCGGTCAGTACGTGGCACCGCGGGATTGGAACGACCTGATCAGCCGTGACGACGTGGTGATTATCGATACGCGCAATGATTATGAGGTCAATCTGGGCACGTTCAAGAAGGCTATCGATCCCAACATCCCCAATTTCAAGCACCTGCCGCAATGGACACGCGACAATGCCGAGGCGCTGAAAGGCAAGAAGGTCGCCACCTTCTGCACCGGCGGCATCCGCTGCGAGAAATATACCTCATGGCTGATCGATCAGGGCATCGAGGACGTTTATCATCTGCAAGGCGGCATCCTGCAATATTTCGAAGATGTGCCCATAGAGCAATCGCTTTGGGATGGCGAATGTTTTGTTTTTGACGAGCGCATTGCCGTCGATCACCAACTTCAGCCCTCACAAACCGCAGTCTTGTGCCTGCATTGCGACCACGCCCTGACGGCCGACGACCAGCAACAGCCGAGCTACATCAAGGGCCAGTCCTGTCCTCACTGTCAGGGTGACTCGCAACATGCACACGATCGTCCGGCAACACGCAAACATCCCGGCCGTACCAAGTTCTAG
- the sppA gene encoding signal peptide peptidase SppA: MKQFFITLAAVVTALALVFVALPIGLIAWVVAASKPTVPNAVVLSLDLRQKMTDQSQNSPLSFITGSGLSTLDVVTTLHHAADDAKVKGVFIRLPEGGMSPSAAEEIRNAIIYVRRANKPVIAHSQGLYPDTMVVASYMLGASSGNLWMQPHSSFQVTGISTSTMFLKRAFDKYGIKAEYEQRYEFKNAVNPYLYSDYTPAHREATLGWMGSIYKSMIGYVAADRRADAGKLQTTLEAGPYAAEQALKLGLVDKLGQVQEAEDAALKGAGDGAKIMDISDYERTISPSYSGDVIAVIDGEGAIVTGRAGSGNSLTSRESNMVSDEIAGAFYKAAKDKSVKAIVFRVSSPGGSDTASEQISQAMQAAKAAGKPVVVSMGEYAASGGYWVSAGASSIVANPSTLTGSIGVFGGKFAIGDALGRFGIDSRDISVGGDYSQAFSQSQNFSSTQRAAISGWIDEIYNGFVTHVATGRKLPEATVREIAKGRVWTGEQALGLKLVDKLGGFYDAVDVAKGLAKIDSKADFRLVNYGTQPGLFGATRDSVHAGISGLKALSFLGWAMSDPKAEAVMSQISDQRLREQGATILAPEPYQPTIR; this comes from the coding sequence ATGAAACAGTTCTTTATCACGCTGGCGGCGGTCGTTACGGCCCTCGCCCTTGTCTTTGTCGCCTTGCCGATAGGCCTTATCGCCTGGGTGGTGGCTGCCTCGAAGCCCACGGTGCCGAACGCCGTCGTGCTGTCGCTGGATTTGCGTCAGAAGATGACCGACCAAAGCCAAAACTCGCCCCTCTCCTTCATCACCGGCAGCGGCCTGTCCACGCTCGATGTCGTCACCACCCTGCATCACGCTGCTGACGATGCCAAGGTCAAGGGCGTGTTCATTCGCCTGCCAGAAGGCGGCATGTCGCCATCGGCTGCCGAAGAAATCCGTAACGCCATCATCTACGTCCGCCGCGCCAACAAGCCGGTGATTGCCCACAGCCAGGGCCTTTACCCTGACACCATGGTCGTGGCCTCCTACATGCTCGGCGCCTCTTCGGGCAATCTATGGATGCAGCCGCACAGTTCCTTCCAGGTCACCGGTATCTCGACTTCGACCATGTTCCTCAAGCGCGCCTTCGACAAATATGGCATCAAGGCGGAATATGAGCAGCGCTACGAATTCAAGAACGCGGTCAACCCTTATCTTTACAGCGATTATACCCCAGCCCACCGCGAAGCCACCCTGGGCTGGATGGGCAGCATCTACAAGTCGATGATCGGCTATGTAGCGGCTGATCGCCGCGCCGACGCTGGCAAGTTGCAAACGACGCTGGAAGCCGGCCCCTACGCCGCCGAGCAAGCGCTTAAGCTGGGTCTGGTCGACAAGCTCGGTCAGGTTCAGGAAGCCGAGGATGCAGCGCTCAAGGGTGCAGGGGATGGTGCCAAGATCATGGATATCTCCGATTATGAGCGCACGATTTCGCCCTCCTACAGTGGCGATGTTATCGCGGTGATCGATGGCGAAGGCGCGATCGTGACCGGCCGCGCCGGCAGCGGCAACAGCCTGACCAGCCGCGAATCTAATATGGTCTCGGACGAGATCGCCGGCGCCTTCTACAAGGCCGCCAAGGACAAGAGCGTAAAGGCTATCGTGTTCCGGGTGTCGTCGCCCGGCGGCTCGGATACGGCATCAGAACAGATTTCGCAGGCCATGCAGGCCGCCAAGGCCGCCGGCAAGCCGGTCGTCGTCTCCATGGGCGAATACGCCGCCTCGGGGGGCTATTGGGTATCGGCCGGCGCCTCGTCCATCGTAGCCAATCCAAGCACCCTCACCGGCTCGATTGGCGTCTTTGGCGGTAAGTTCGCCATCGGCGATGCCCTGGGCCGCTTTGGCATCGATAGCCGCGACATCTCGGTCGGTGGCGATTACAGCCAAGCCTTCAGCCAGTCACAAAACTTCAGCTCGACGCAGCGCGCGGCAATCTCCGGCTGGATCGACGAGATCTATAACGGTTTCGTCACGCACGTCGCCACCGGCCGTAAACTGCCCGAAGCTACGGTGCGCGAAATCGCCAAGGGCCGCGTCTGGACCGGCGAACAGGCGCTGGGGCTGAAACTGGTCGATAAACTCGGCGGTTTCTACGACGCCGTTGATGTTGCCAAAGGGCTGGCCAAGATCGACAGCAAGGCGGACTTCCGTTTGGTGAACTATGGCACGCAGCCAGGTCTTTTCGGCGCCACGCGTGACAGCGTTCACGCCGGCATAAGCGGCCTCAAGGCTCTGTCGTTCCTCGGCTGGGCCATGAGCGATCCGAAGGCCGAAGCCGTCATGTCGCAAATCTCCGACCAGCGCCTGCGCGAACAAGGCGCCACCATCCTTGCACCGGAGCCTTACCAGCCTACGATACGGTAA